A DNA window from Sphingomonas profundi contains the following coding sequences:
- a CDS encoding DUF1254 domain-containing protein has translation MRGLALAAALLGAAAAAQAAPVPPGAPANPFAGEARDMAALAERAYVWGMPLVEAARIRERFISPGGDMPASPLNRFVHRRKLAGPEMKAGVGPNNDTIYSLAWLDLAAGPIILTAPDFGSRYYTFSINLADSSGNQSLGQRTHGGQLPPLFIHGPGYRGAIPAGMVNVPSTTRFVNIAGRILVRGPAEYPLVNALQDRIALHDWQDWQAGRRVPAAPVRGERLDAGPADSNETMQFYHRLGSVLRDWVVQPRDAALVRSFAALGLNRQGFTPGRVPPAALEQGYAAGTSLVAARSLTLGVQQNGWTTNYRGPRFGGDYLLRAAVAKDQIYVTIPEEAIYPIGRVDLQGRPIDGRCRYRIRFAPGAFPPVDAFWSVTAYDNAGHMIPNPAQRYSVGDRTAVMAKGKDGSVTIILSADDPHDPAANWLPIATGPSYLMMRLYRPKPPVLAGRWSPPAIERLEPWR, from the coding sequence TGAGGCGAGGGACATGGCTGCGCTCGCGGAGCGGGCCTATGTTTGGGGCATGCCGCTGGTGGAGGCGGCGCGGATCCGCGAGCGCTTCATCTCGCCGGGCGGCGACATGCCGGCCTCGCCGCTCAACCGGTTTGTCCACCGTCGCAAGCTGGCCGGGCCGGAGATGAAGGCGGGCGTCGGCCCCAATAACGACACGATCTACTCACTCGCCTGGCTCGATCTCGCCGCCGGGCCGATCATCCTCACCGCGCCCGATTTCGGCTCGCGGTACTATACCTTCTCGATCAACCTCGCCGATTCCTCGGGCAACCAGTCGCTGGGGCAGCGCACCCATGGCGGGCAGCTGCCGCCCCTGTTCATCCACGGACCCGGGTATCGCGGCGCGATCCCGGCGGGCATGGTCAACGTGCCGAGCACCACCCGCTTCGTCAACATCGCCGGGCGCATCCTGGTGCGCGGTCCGGCCGAATACCCGCTGGTCAACGCGCTGCAGGACAGGATCGCGCTGCACGACTGGCAGGATTGGCAGGCCGGGCGGCGCGTACCGGCCGCACCGGTTCGGGGCGAGCGGCTAGATGCCGGGCCGGCGGACTCCAACGAGACGATGCAATTCTATCACCGGCTGGGCTCGGTGCTGCGCGACTGGGTCGTGCAGCCGCGCGATGCGGCGCTGGTCCGCTCGTTCGCGGCTCTAGGATTGAATCGGCAGGGCTTCACGCCGGGCCGCGTGCCGCCCGCCGCGCTGGAGCAGGGCTATGCTGCGGGCACATCGCTGGTCGCCGCACGGTCGCTCACGCTCGGCGTGCAGCAGAATGGCTGGACGACCAACTATCGCGGCCCGCGCTTCGGCGGCGACTATCTGCTGCGAGCGGCGGTGGCCAAGGACCAGATCTACGTGACGATCCCGGAGGAGGCGATCTACCCGATCGGCCGGGTGGATTTGCAGGGTCGCCCGATCGACGGCCGATGCCGCTACCGCATTCGCTTCGCACCCGGCGCCTTCCCGCCGGTGGACGCCTTCTGGTCTGTCACCGCCTATGACAATGCAGGCCATATGATCCCCAACCCGGCGCAGCGTTATTCGGTCGGCGATCGCACTGCCGTTATGGCGAAGGGCAAGGACGGATCGGTCACGATCATCCTCTCCGCCGACGATCCGCACGATCCCGCCGCCAACTGGCTGCCGATCGCCACCGGCCCATCTTATCTGATGATGCGCTTGTACCGGCCAAAGCCGCCGGTCCTCGCCGGACGTTGGTCCCCTCCAGCGATCGAACGGTTAGAGCCCTGGCGCTAG